In Bythopirellula goksoeyrii, a single window of DNA contains:
- a CDS encoding AAA family ATPase, with amino-acid sequence MNNHSTDGIFDEVTEFPDPETKRRLERLVGLDEVKERLVKEAMMQLQPSSLEEWSLRHFDHLLPALCFFQRRPPLFILAGDVGTGKTELAETFGDAVSRKAGIPILLHSLSLTARGTGAVGEMTRLISAAFAMIKSQAACLTDRQAATTGHILLIDEADALAQSRESAQMHHEDRAGVNALIRGIDDLAEGRRPVLVVMCTNRLRALDPAVMRRAAATFEFSRPNAEQRRVVLRNAFPEYVCSESELTRIVELTGNRDVGAGFSFSDITQRLVPSVVLAAYPNQGINAELIASVALTIKPTPTFTEV; translated from the coding sequence ATGAACAACCATTCGACAGACGGAATATTTGATGAAGTGACGGAATTTCCTGATCCAGAGACAAAGCGTCGGCTGGAGAGGCTGGTGGGACTCGACGAGGTTAAAGAACGGCTCGTGAAAGAGGCGATGATGCAACTTCAACCCTCTTCACTGGAAGAGTGGTCTCTTCGACATTTTGACCATTTGCTACCCGCACTGTGTTTCTTTCAACGCCGACCCCCACTGTTTATTTTGGCTGGTGACGTTGGAACAGGAAAGACCGAGTTGGCCGAGACATTCGGTGATGCGGTGTCGCGTAAGGCAGGAATTCCCATTCTCTTACATAGTTTAAGTTTGACGGCCCGAGGTACTGGGGCGGTCGGTGAGATGACCCGATTGATTTCCGCTGCGTTCGCGATGATTAAGTCTCAAGCAGCTTGTCTTACGGACAGGCAAGCTGCGACGACAGGGCACATCCTTTTAATTGACGAAGCAGATGCGCTGGCACAATCCCGCGAATCAGCGCAGATGCACCATGAGGACCGTGCGGGAGTGAACGCTCTGATTCGGGGGATTGACGATCTGGCTGAAGGCCGAAGACCCGTTCTGGTGGTGATGTGTACCAATAGACTTCGTGCCTTAGATCCTGCTGTCATGCGGCGGGCGGCAGCCACGTTTGAATTTAGCCGTCCCAATGCGGAGCAACGACGCGTGGTGCTACGAAATGCATTCCCCGAATATGTTTGCTCCGAGTCGGAACTTACGCGAATTGTTGAATTGACAGGGAACAGGGACGTTGGTGCAGGTTTTAGTTTCTCTGATATCACACAACGACTTGTGCCTTCGGTGGTCTTAGCTGCCTATCCAAATCAAGGCATCAATGCGGAGCTGATTGCTAGCGTCGCATTGACAATCAAACCCACACCGACTTTCACAGAGGTCTAA
- a CDS encoding CBASS oligonucleotide cyclase: MRDQFIKHTDLVSFADSSVNLKREDAKEYRDQVNRLRSMLEGFIAENPDVGLRKMLLSGSLAKGTALKSLNDIDVAVHVTSPDAPTGEADLLDWLIEELRKVYPNMNADQISRGNHCVRISFRGSGLDVDVVPIYEIKDDPLDRGYLYASDSGQRVLTSIPMHLEFIRTRKRTCENHYAQMIRFAKFWSSKRKAAIGPSFRCKSYLLELVMASQLDSGAVFSNYPDALEEFFAYIVKSQLADQIAFTDFFRASEIPRRGQNPIEVLDPVNLDNSIVADYTTNDRARLVEQAEEALDAISEARHATTKGRAVECWKEVFGPTFKV, translated from the coding sequence ATGCGTGATCAATTCATAAAACACACAGATCTTGTTTCCTTTGCTGATAGTTCGGTGAATCTCAAGCGAGAGGATGCCAAGGAATATCGTGACCAAGTTAACCGGCTCCGCAGCATGTTGGAGGGATTCATTGCTGAGAATCCGGATGTCGGCCTCAGAAAGATGCTGCTTTCCGGCAGTCTTGCCAAGGGAACCGCTCTGAAGTCGCTCAACGACATCGACGTTGCAGTGCATGTGACTTCACCTGACGCGCCTACTGGGGAGGCGGACCTACTTGACTGGCTGATCGAGGAGCTTCGCAAGGTCTATCCAAACATGAACGCGGACCAGATCAGTCGCGGCAATCACTGTGTCCGCATTTCATTTCGGGGGAGTGGCCTTGATGTTGACGTCGTGCCAATCTACGAAATCAAGGATGACCCACTTGACCGGGGCTACTTGTACGCCAGCGATTCAGGTCAGCGAGTGCTGACCAGTATCCCAATGCACTTGGAGTTCATCAGAACACGAAAGCGTACTTGCGAGAATCACTACGCCCAAATGATTCGCTTCGCCAAATTCTGGTCGTCCAAGCGAAAGGCTGCGATTGGACCGTCATTTCGTTGCAAGTCGTATCTGCTGGAACTGGTAATGGCTAGTCAATTGGATTCCGGGGCAGTTTTTTCCAACTACCCAGACGCTCTTGAAGAGTTCTTCGCCTACATAGTGAAGAGTCAGCTGGCTGATCAAATTGCTTTCACAGATTTCTTCAGAGCCAGTGAGATCCCCAGGCGAGGTCAGAATCCGATCGAAGTGCTCGATCCAGTGAATCTCGATAACAGTATCGTCGCCGATTACACGACGAACGACCGAGCAAGATTAGTTGAGCAAGCAGAGGAAGCCCTCGATGCAATTTCGGAGGCTCGGCATGCCACCACAAAGGGACGCGCGGTGGAGTGCTGGAAGGAAGTTTTTGGCCCGACATTTAAGGTATAA
- a CDS encoding HORMA-1 domain-containing protein: protein MSTYTYTQSSTFTVTHAKHLASKIAADLNACSRLHGQPAISSVKSYNEELIELLRNGYLSRYEFGFKCDDKRVLSWSYDITPAGNIETDDRAGKMSAYVDLSGTTFFNYVWYSGKYHGMNSDQQATFKGTHPINRTPGDPPADGVGYWTGTEKNYSAGGTEVSRRSFRSY from the coding sequence ATGTCTACTTACACCTATACCCAATCATCCACATTCACCGTCACACACGCAAAGCATCTAGCTTCGAAGATTGCCGCTGATTTGAACGCCTGCAGCCGTCTTCATGGTCAGCCCGCGATTTCCTCGGTCAAATCTTACAACGAAGAGCTGATTGAGTTGTTGCGGAACGGCTACCTTAGTCGCTACGAATTCGGTTTCAAATGTGACGACAAACGTGTGCTGAGCTGGTCCTACGATATCACGCCTGCTGGGAATATCGAAACGGATGACCGCGCAGGGAAGATGTCTGCATACGTTGATCTAAGTGGTACAACGTTTTTCAACTACGTTTGGTACTCCGGCAAGTATCATGGCATGAACTCCGATCAACAGGCGACTTTCAAAGGGACTCATCCTATCAATCGGACGCCAGGGGATCCACCAGCCGATGGTGTGGGCTATTGGACGGGAACTGAGAAGAATTACTCGGCGGGTGGGACTGAGGTCTCCCGACGGTCATTTAGGAGCTATTGA
- a CDS encoding DUF6602 domain-containing protein, whose protein sequence is MSEVNRVDLSGLFKSRQKATLAAQELNREYAVHQGTKGEATETSWISLLREYLPNRYAIERAMVVDSNGEASEQIDVVVFDRQYTPFVINYEGLVYVPAESVYAVFEVKQDISKEHIEYASKKFQSVRRLKRTSALITDQTGRTTRKELFEILTGILTLSSSWNPGLGDSFERAIHQSWTEQHGQIHLGCVLSEGGFRVINDNSRLKIETSDPEASLMYFLMSLFKMLQPLGTVPAVEMDKYLKWIE, encoded by the coding sequence ATGTCTGAAGTGAATAGAGTTGATTTGTCAGGCCTTTTTAAGAGTCGTCAGAAAGCAACGCTGGCAGCTCAGGAGTTGAATCGAGAATATGCTGTTCACCAAGGGACCAAAGGTGAGGCAACCGAGACATCTTGGATCAGCCTTCTTCGTGAGTACCTCCCGAATCGGTATGCCATTGAACGAGCGATGGTCGTCGACAGCAACGGCGAAGCAAGCGAACAGATCGATGTTGTAGTTTTTGATCGTCAATACACTCCGTTTGTGATCAACTATGAAGGTCTTGTGTACGTTCCTGCTGAAAGCGTGTACGCAGTCTTCGAGGTTAAGCAGGATATTTCGAAAGAACACATAGAATACGCGTCGAAGAAGTTTCAGTCCGTCAGAAGGCTGAAACGCACTTCGGCGTTGATAACCGATCAAACAGGGAGGACCACCAGGAAAGAACTCTTCGAGATCCTCACGGGGATATTGACGCTTTCTTCCTCTTGGAATCCTGGGCTGGGGGATTCGTTTGAACGAGCAATCCACCAGAGCTGGACAGAGCAGCATGGACAAATTCATCTTGGATGCGTCTTGTCTGAAGGTGGCTTTCGTGTAATCAACGACAATAGCAGATTAAAGATTGAAACGAGCGATCCTGAAGCAAGCCTGATGTACTTCTTGATGTCACTTTTCAAAATGCTACAGCCGCTCGGGACGGTCCCGGCTGTTGAGATGGACAAGTACCTGAAGTGGATTGAGTAA